In Mustela nigripes isolate SB6536 chromosome 10, MUSNIG.SB6536, whole genome shotgun sequence, one DNA window encodes the following:
- the RHEX gene encoding regulator of hemoglobinization and erythroid cell expansion protein produces MLTEDMKLWHGLVIAAVSLILQACLFAAISYLLSRHMAKESERLLKGTRLQAPNPSPAHHQPLAAKEETPSTSVSEPHYRRYRHDSNTSSGSSDSSNGSGSSSPTCQATKNMNYAQVVFSATKGLKSESSLDYENIKETTDYVNVNPKSHKPNFWTFAKPDDSEPVEYTQVAL; encoded by the exons ATGCTGACAGA AGACATGAAGCTCTGGCACGGCTTAGTGATTGCAGCGGTTTCCCTCATCCTACAGGCCTGCCTCTTTGCGGCCATcagctacctgctcagcaggcacATGG CCAAGGAGAGTGAGCGGCTACTGAAAGGGACCAGGCTCCAGGCCCCgaaccccagccctgcccaccatCAGCCACTTGCTGCCAAGGAGGAGACTCCCAGCACTTCTGTGTCTGAGCCCCATTACAGGCGTTATAGGC ACGACAGCAACACATCCTCCGGTAGCTCTGACAGCTCGAACGGCTCAGGCAGCTCGTCTCCAACCTGCCAG GCCACGAAGAATATGAATTATGCACAAGTGGTCTTTTCCGCCACGAAAGGACTAAAAAGTGAATCTTCCCTGGACTATGAGAACATCAAGGAAACCACAGATTATGTGAACGTCAATCCAAAAAGCCACAAACCCAATTTCTGGACTTTTGCGAAGCCTGATGACTCTGAGCCGGTTGAGTACACGCAGGTGGCCCTGTGA